In Deltaproteobacteria bacterium, one genomic interval encodes:
- the pal gene encoding peptidoglycan-associated lipoprotein Pal produces MSFFAKFNHKFIMLIFSAILISGCEGIKKKVPDANSQFGQEINQRFAEGQGKEETAPNEPLSPGEGQDIKEEDIKVVDEGAEKAFSDEPGEVFTLKDIHFKFDKSDLDSDSRAYLETMFSWLDQNRSIKVNIEGHADDRGTSEYNLALGARRADAVKRYLEILGVDSIRLSTISYGEEMPIEEGQHEKAWAANRRVHFEGI; encoded by the coding sequence ATGTCTTTTTTTGCTAAATTTAATCACAAATTTATTATGCTCATTTTTTCAGCTATTCTTATTTCAGGCTGTGAAGGTATCAAGAAAAAGGTACCAGATGCCAATTCACAATTTGGACAGGAAATAAACCAGAGGTTTGCTGAGGGCCAGGGAAAGGAAGAAACAGCACCTAATGAACCTCTTTCTCCAGGTGAGGGGCAGGATATCAAGGAAGAAGATATAAAAGTTGTTGATGAAGGAGCCGAAAAAGCCTTCAGTGACGAACCGGGGGAAGTATTTACTTTGAAAGACATTCACTTCAAGTTCGACAAATCAGATCTCGACAGTGATTCAAGGGCCTACCTTGAAACGATGTTTTCCTGGCTCGACCAAAACCGCTCTATTAAGGTCAACATCGAAGGTCATGCTGATGACAGAGGAACATCAGAATATAACCTTGCACTTGGAGCAAGAAGAGCCGATGCCGTAAAAAGGTATCTTGAAATCCTGGGAGTAGACTCAATCCGTCTTTCTACCATCAGTTACGGCGAAGAAATGCCGATAGAGGAAGGGCAGCATGAAAAAGCCTGGGCGGCAAACAGGAGAGTTCATTTTGAAGGGATCTAA